A region from the Kineothrix sp. IPX-CK genome encodes:
- a CDS encoding HAMP domain-containing sensor histidine kinase → MGFTTKRYKAISSLSNQVDSILHSRQRTNFAPDKEGELALLSSEIYKMTMRLQEQTELLQKEKSHLSSSIADISHQIRTPLTSIRMLVPRLGRKELQPEQRSEYIREIVSLLTRIEWLIAALLKIAQLESGVVAFEQTPIKVKELIQKSLAPLEILLEIKDIALEITIADNVCFKGDFFWSMEAIGNILKNCLEHIPENGAVKITASENPLYTEIIISDTGSGIAIEDLPHLFERFYKGKNSGPGNMGIGLALSRMIISRQNGTIKAQNSNPYGAEFHIRFYKGAV, encoded by the coding sequence ATGGGATTTACCACGAAGCGGTACAAGGCTATTTCTTCATTAAGCAATCAGGTGGACTCCATTCTCCATAGCAGGCAAAGAACGAATTTCGCTCCGGATAAGGAAGGCGAATTGGCTCTGCTTTCCAGTGAAATATATAAAATGACCATGCGTTTACAGGAACAAACCGAACTGCTGCAAAAGGAGAAAAGTCACTTGAGCAGCTCCATCGCCGATATCTCCCATCAAATCAGAACGCCCCTTACCTCCATCCGCATGCTCGTTCCACGTCTTGGACGGAAAGAATTGCAGCCGGAGCAAAGAAGCGAATATATAAGGGAAATCGTCAGTCTCCTCACCCGCATTGAATGGCTGATAGCCGCTTTGCTGAAGATAGCCCAGCTGGAATCCGGCGTCGTTGCCTTCGAACAAACTCCCATAAAGGTAAAAGAGCTGATTCAGAAATCTCTGGCTCCTCTGGAAATCTTGCTGGAGATAAAAGACATAGCCCTGGAAATCACCATAGCAGATAACGTTTGTTTTAAGGGAGATTTCTTCTGGTCTATGGAAGCGATAGGCAACATCCTCAAAAACTGTCTGGAGCATATACCGGAAAATGGAGCCGTAAAAATTACAGCTTCCGAAAATCCTCTTTACACAGAAATCATCATATCGGATACCGGCTCAGGCATTGCCATCGAAGACTTACCCCATTTATTTGAACGCTTTTACAAAGGGAAGAATTCAGGTCCGGGAAACATGGGAATCGGATTGGCTCTTTCCCGCATGATCATCAGCAGACAAAACGGGACAATAAAAGCACAAAACAGCAATCCTTACGGAGCCGAATTTCATATACGTTTTTATAAAGGAGCTGTTTAA
- a CDS encoding DUF3221 domain-containing protein yields the protein MQIKKKKLFILFIVIGLLLVCLFLVLFMQFKKNTKQTESSIAGTIVEIREDSILFQDEAGGEYIVYFDSDYRGQALETLAAGTEVKIWFSGQIAESYPMQIVAYEIEIK from the coding sequence ATGCAAATCAAGAAGAAAAAATTGTTTATTCTCTTTATTGTAATAGGATTACTTTTGGTATGCTTGTTTCTTGTACTGTTTATGCAGTTCAAAAAAAATACTAAGCAGACTGAAAGCAGTATAGCGGGAACGATTGTAGAAATCCGGGAAGACAGCATATTATTTCAGGATGAAGCAGGCGGTGAGTATATTGTCTATTTTGATTCCGATTATAGAGGCCAAGCGCTGGAAACACTTGCTGCGGGTACAGAAGTGAAAATTTGGTTTTCGGGCCAGATTGCGGAGTCATATCCGATGCAGATTGTCGCATATGAAATTGAAATAAAATAA
- a CDS encoding ABC transporter substrate-binding protein, with product MKKRLGLLLATGMLSFSMILAGCGNSSKENGASGAAETKEEAAAEETQKITVWAWDDNFNVAVMKTAAEYYKKLNPDAKVEIEVISNSKEDIYKKLQTGLASGGKSLPDICLIEDYSIYQYLNSYSKYFYPLSDDLDYSQFSPYKVEVMTYNDKAYGVPFDAGVTGLFYRTDYLEQAGFTAADLEDITWDRFIEIGKQVEEQTGVKMTVANGTNYSSLFRTMMQSAGAWYCDSNGELTITNNDVLKESLETIKKMRDAGVILECADDSTLAGAINDGTTASVINAAWRVSTIKAEPEQSGKWAVASTPRLNNANSVNASNTGGSSWYVLDNGQDKGAIADFLKTVYAGDVDFYSDILVNQGAVGTYLPAQEGQAYQTEDEFFGGQKVFAEFAGWLPEVPSVMYGKNVPEANTAVNTALFSYLQGDITVEEALTQAEDQLKNQIQ from the coding sequence ATGAAGAAAAGGTTAGGATTGCTGCTGGCAACGGGAATGCTTTCATTTAGCATGATTTTGGCCGGCTGCGGCAATAGCAGCAAGGAAAACGGAGCAAGCGGAGCTGCTGAGACGAAGGAAGAAGCTGCGGCAGAGGAAACACAGAAGATTACAGTATGGGCGTGGGATGATAATTTCAACGTTGCTGTCATGAAGACTGCGGCGGAGTATTATAAGAAATTGAATCCGGATGCAAAGGTAGAAATTGAAGTAATCTCCAACTCCAAGGAGGATATTTATAAGAAGCTGCAGACGGGTCTGGCATCCGGCGGTAAGAGCTTGCCTGATATCTGTCTGATTGAAGACTACAGCATATACCAATACTTAAATTCTTACTCTAAATATTTTTATCCCTTGAGCGATGACTTGGATTACAGCCAGTTCTCCCCGTATAAGGTAGAGGTGATGACCTATAATGACAAGGCATACGGCGTTCCCTTCGACGCAGGAGTAACAGGACTCTTTTACCGTACCGATTACTTAGAGCAGGCAGGTTTTACGGCAGCGGATCTGGAAGATATTACGTGGGACCGCTTCATCGAAATCGGTAAGCAGGTAGAGGAGCAGACCGGGGTGAAGATGACCGTAGCAAATGGTACCAACTATTCCTCGCTGTTTCGTACGATGATGCAGTCTGCGGGAGCATGGTACTGCGATTCCAACGGAGAGTTGACGATTACGAATAACGATGTTTTAAAAGAATCTTTAGAGACGATTAAGAAAATGCGCGATGCAGGAGTTATCTTGGAATGTGCAGATGATTCCACCCTTGCGGGAGCTATTAATGACGGAACCACAGCGTCGGTCATCAACGCGGCATGGAGAGTATCCACCATAAAAGCGGAACCGGAACAGTCCGGAAAATGGGCGGTTGCTTCCACTCCCAGACTGAACAATGCTAATTCCGTAAATGCATCGAATACGGGCGGTTCAAGCTGGTATGTTTTGGACAATGGACAGGATAAGGGAGCAATTGCAGATTTTCTCAAAACAGTATATGCGGGCGATGTAGACTTTTACAGCGATATTCTAGTAAATCAAGGAGCAGTAGGCACCTATCTCCCGGCACAGGAGGGACAGGCATATCAGACCGAAGACGAGTTCTTCGGAGGTCAGAAAGTGTTTGCAGAGTTTGCTGGCTGGCTGCCGGAAGTACCTTCCGTAATGTATGGCAAGAACGTGCCGGAAGCAAATACCGCGGTAAACACTGCTCTGTTTAGCTACTTGCAGGGAGATATTACTGTAGAAGAGGCCCTGACGCAGGCAGAGGACCAATTAAAGAACCAGATTCAGTAA
- a CDS encoding sugar ABC transporter permease, with protein MKKTQNTVNYNKYGWFFISFAMLAFVLFTLYPMIESLSLSFKVLRDGEYVFGGLTNIKRLLGDKIFHKTIGNTFLFLAIQAPLMLMLALVYATILNAPKLRFRTFYRTAIFVPCVTSLVAYSVLFKLMFANDGIINYLLVNLHLIDEPIFFLNDPFWARVVIILAMTWRWTGYNMMFYLAALQNIPAETYEAARVDGANAVQTLFKITIPQLKPIILLTTIMTTNGTLQLFDEPMNITGGGPAEMTTTMSQYIYNNAFVYAPNFGYSVSMSYVIVTLVALLAFVQFKVGKD; from the coding sequence ATGAAAAAAACGCAGAATACGGTCAACTATAATAAATATGGTTGGTTCTTTATTTCTTTCGCGATGCTTGCTTTTGTATTGTTTACGCTTTACCCGATGATAGAATCTTTAAGCCTTTCCTTTAAGGTGTTGAGGGACGGAGAATATGTCTTCGGCGGCCTGACGAATATAAAACGTTTGCTGGGCGATAAGATTTTTCATAAAACGATTGGAAATACGTTTCTCTTTTTGGCAATTCAAGCCCCGCTCATGCTCATGCTGGCGTTGGTGTATGCGACTATTCTGAATGCCCCCAAGCTGAGATTTCGGACTTTTTACCGTACGGCGATCTTTGTGCCTTGCGTTACATCGCTGGTAGCATATTCCGTATTGTTCAAATTAATGTTCGCAAACGATGGTATCATCAATTACTTATTGGTAAATTTGCACCTGATAGACGAACCGATTTTCTTTTTAAACGATCCGTTTTGGGCAAGAGTAGTTATTATTCTCGCTATGACATGGCGGTGGACAGGCTATAATATGATGTTTTATTTGGCGGCACTGCAAAATATTCCGGCGGAAACCTATGAGGCCGCGAGGGTAGACGGTGCGAACGCGGTACAGACCCTCTTTAAGATTACAATACCGCAGCTAAAACCTATTATTTTATTGACGACGATAATGACGACAAATGGTACATTGCAGTTATTCGACGAGCCGATGAATATTACCGGAGGCGGTCCGGCGGAAATGACGACTACAATGTCACAGTATATATATAACAACGCATTCGTTTATGCACCTAATTTCGGCTATTCCGTATCGATGTCCTATGTAATCGTAACATTGGTGGCGCTGCTGGCATTCGTACAGTTCAAGGTGGGAAAGGACTAA
- a CDS encoding carbohydrate ABC transporter permease — MRKIKLILKHAFLMISSLICLFPFYWMVVGATNLSKDITKGKLWFGTEFMNNFRAVQDTADIFQAILNTATITIIQVPLALLICSMAGYGFEKYPSKARNKLFNVFLLTMMIPFAAIMIPLFNFVFDVGLIDTKVSVIVAALSNTFLIFFFRQSFKALPNEMIEAARIDGASEIGIFFRIAMPPMKSTFAAGFIYAFMKEWNNYLWPLLTLQSSENRTLTLFLSSISSAYYVDYGQILVSVVIATLPTILIFMTMQKHFVSGILGASK, encoded by the coding sequence ATGAGAAAAATAAAATTAATATTGAAACATGCTTTTTTAATGATATCTTCTCTGATTTGTCTTTTTCCATTTTACTGGATGGTTGTCGGAGCGACGAATCTTTCGAAGGACATTACGAAAGGAAAGCTTTGGTTTGGAACGGAATTCATGAATAATTTCCGGGCGGTTCAAGATACGGCAGATATTTTTCAGGCAATCCTCAACACGGCTACTATTACGATCATTCAGGTTCCGTTAGCTCTTTTGATCTGTTCCATGGCAGGCTACGGCTTCGAAAAATATCCGAGCAAGGCAAGAAATAAATTATTCAACGTATTCCTGCTGACAATGATGATTCCCTTTGCGGCAATCATGATTCCGCTCTTTAATTTTGTATTCGATGTAGGATTGATCGATACAAAAGTGAGCGTAATCGTAGCTGCGTTATCGAATACTTTTTTGATTTTCTTCTTCAGGCAGAGCTTTAAGGCCCTTCCAAATGAAATGATCGAAGCTGCGAGAATCGATGGAGCCAGCGAAATCGGGATATTCTTCCGAATCGCCATGCCTCCTATGAAATCTACCTTCGCGGCAGGTTTTATCTACGCCTTCATGAAAGAATGGAACAATTACCTGTGGCCGTTACTTACCCTTCAATCCAGTGAAAACAGAACACTGACGCTGTTCCTATCCTCCATATCCTCCGCTTATTACGTGGACTATGGGCAAATACTGGTTTCTGTTGTAATCGCAACCCTGCCGACCATACTGATATTCATGACGATGCAGAAGCATTTTGTCAGTGGTATCCTCGGCGCAAGCAAATAG
- a CDS encoding response regulator transcription factor: protein MTNILIIEDNLEIVQNLRILLEDEGFKVYSVMTREAALQEIDQNVFDLILLDLTLPDGNGYSLCTAIKRKGETPVIFLTAMDDEASIVTGFDLGADDYITKPFRPMELISRIKNVLRRNGKGPVVFETAGLKIDTLKAVVSRNGHEILLSPLEYRLLLVFFNHQGTVLSRNRLLEEIWDIAGDYVYDNTLTVYIKRLRDKIEEDPTSPTIIRTIRGLGYMLGE, encoded by the coding sequence ATGACAAATATTTTAATTATTGAAGATAATCTGGAAATTGTCCAAAATCTTCGCATTTTATTAGAAGACGAGGGCTTTAAGGTCTACAGTGTAATGACCAGAGAAGCCGCGCTTCAGGAAATTGATCAAAACGTTTTTGACTTGATTCTTCTCGATTTGACCTTACCTGACGGAAACGGTTATTCTCTTTGTACAGCCATAAAGCGTAAGGGCGAGACTCCTGTCATTTTCCTGACTGCCATGGACGATGAGGCAAGCATCGTAACAGGATTTGACTTAGGCGCCGACGACTATATTACAAAACCATTTCGGCCAATGGAATTAATATCCAGGATAAAAAATGTTCTGCGCCGCAACGGGAAAGGCCCTGTTGTATTCGAAACCGCAGGACTGAAGATAGACACTTTGAAAGCTGTTGTTTCCAGGAATGGACACGAAATACTTCTGTCTCCGCTGGAATATCGATTATTATTAGTGTTCTTTAACCATCAGGGCACCGTATTGTCCAGAAACCGTCTGCTTGAAGAAATCTGGGATATAGCCGGAGATTATGTATATGACAATACCTTAACCGTCTATATCAAAAGGCTTCGCGACAAAATCGAAGAGGATCCTACTTCCCCAACAATCATAAGAACCATCCGGGGATTAGGATATATGCTGGGAGAATAA